In Dyadobacter sp. NIV53, a single window of DNA contains:
- the dapA gene encoding 4-hydroxy-tetrahydrodipicolinate synthase: MPLDLRFKGVGAALITPFDEQNEVDYQGLKKLIDLVTEGDVDYLVVQGTTGESPTVTSREKQAILAFTIKNNTKSLPVVYGMGGNNTRSVLDSIKETDFTGVDAILSVCPYYNKPTQEGIIAHFTAIADASPVPVLLYNVPGRTVTNMKPDTIVQLSGHTNIIGIKDAGGSLEQGLELSARVPEDFLLLSGDDNLVTTLISIGWHGVISVIANAFPKEFTDLTWHALEGRFKEAAKLQLAFLEFDTLLYIESNPVGIKKCLEIKGICSSDVRLPLLKASQKLGEQLETAMKREGFM, encoded by the coding sequence ATGCCATTGGACTTACGTTTCAAAGGGGTAGGAGCAGCGCTGATTACACCTTTTGATGAACAGAATGAAGTTGATTACCAAGGTCTTAAAAAATTAATCGACCTTGTTACCGAAGGAGATGTAGATTATCTTGTGGTTCAGGGAACTACCGGCGAATCTCCAACAGTAACTTCCCGGGAGAAACAGGCCATACTGGCATTTACAATAAAGAATAATACCAAATCGCTTCCTGTAGTGTACGGAATGGGAGGAAACAACACCCGTTCTGTCCTGGATTCTATTAAGGAAACTGATTTTACCGGTGTTGATGCAATTCTTTCCGTTTGCCCCTATTACAACAAGCCAACACAGGAAGGAATCATTGCTCATTTTACAGCCATTGCTGATGCATCTCCCGTTCCGGTTTTATTATACAACGTACCAGGACGAACGGTTACGAATATGAAACCGGATACGATTGTACAGCTTTCCGGGCATACGAATATAATTGGGATCAAAGATGCAGGAGGAAGTCTGGAACAAGGCCTTGAATTATCAGCCAGGGTACCGGAAGATTTTCTCCTCTTGTCGGGAGACGATAATCTGGTGACAACCTTGATCAGCATCGGATGGCATGGAGTGATCTCGGTAATTGCCAACGCATTTCCCAAAGAATTCACAGATCTTACTTGGCATGCGCTGGAAGGACGATTTAAGGAAGCTGCAAAATTACAGCTTGCATTTTTAGAATTTGATACACTTTTATACATTGAATCGAATCCGGTTGGTATCAAAAAATGTCTTGAAATAAAAGGAATTTGCAGTTCGGATGTTCGATTGCCATTGTTGAAAGCTTCGCAAAAACTGGGTGAACAACTTGAAACTGCTATGAAAAGGGAAGGATTTATGTAA
- the ligA gene encoding NAD-dependent DNA ligase LigA encodes MDPEIQIDELSRKIEHYNFRYYQDSVSEISDFEFDQLLKQLAALENKYPEFKKSDSPTQRVGGTVTKNFVPVFHRYPMLSLDNTYNEQELRNFDDRVRKGLEGEEYEYICELKFDGISLSFTYENGVLVRGITRGDGTRGDDITHNVKTIRSLPLRVNAKNLPPDFEIRGEGFMPYTSFQKLNDEMDTLGENQYANPRNAASGSFKLQDSAETARRNLDCYLYSFISDDNHFKSHEESLLGLKTWGFNVSPGWRKVQNIDEAIAFIHEWETKRASLPLATDGIVLKINSFEQQRELGFTAKSPRWAISFKYKAENKPAILRSVNFQVGRTGAITPVANLCDINERDLPYNKVKGVHLSGTRVKRATLHNANEIERLDIQIGDTVFVEKSGEIIPKITGVDISQRIEFLTEPVVFPKKCPECGSELIRNEGEVAFLCPNDSHCPPQLKGRIEHFIHRKAMNIESLGEGKIQLLFDTNLVRTPADLYDLTYEKLLGLEKNIVNEETGKLKKISFREKTVENILKGLELSKTVPFKNVMFGLGIRFVGATVAEKLAIYFKSIEAISSATYDQLIAVPEIGGRIAKSIESYFSVPENQEMIERLRLAGIQMESDEKPVVAESDLLEGKTFVISGVFENFDRDELKNKIEVNGGRILSGVSAKLNYLLAGENMGPSKLEKARRLGVTILSEEEFLAMIAK; translated from the coding sequence ATGGATCCTGAAATACAAATAGACGAACTGAGCAGAAAAATAGAACATTACAATTTTCGCTATTATCAGGACAGCGTTTCTGAAATTTCGGATTTTGAGTTCGATCAGTTATTAAAACAATTAGCCGCACTTGAAAATAAATATCCGGAATTCAAGAAAAGTGATTCACCCACTCAGCGGGTAGGAGGAACTGTTACAAAGAATTTTGTACCTGTTTTCCACCGTTATCCCATGCTTTCGCTGGACAATACTTACAACGAACAGGAACTGCGGAATTTCGATGACCGCGTCCGGAAAGGGCTGGAAGGCGAGGAATATGAATATATCTGTGAGCTCAAATTCGATGGAATTTCATTGAGCTTTACATACGAAAACGGCGTTTTGGTACGTGGAATAACGCGTGGCGACGGAACCCGTGGTGATGATATTACCCACAATGTCAAAACGATACGTTCATTGCCATTGCGTGTTAATGCTAAAAACCTGCCACCTGATTTTGAAATACGTGGTGAAGGATTTATGCCGTATACATCGTTCCAAAAACTGAATGATGAGATGGATACTTTGGGGGAAAACCAATATGCAAATCCACGCAACGCGGCTTCTGGTTCATTCAAATTACAGGATTCTGCTGAAACGGCGCGTCGCAACCTGGATTGTTATCTCTATAGTTTCATCAGCGACGACAATCATTTTAAAAGTCATGAAGAGAGTTTGCTGGGACTGAAAACCTGGGGATTTAATGTTTCCCCAGGCTGGCGAAAAGTGCAGAATATCGACGAAGCGATTGCATTTATCCACGAATGGGAAACGAAACGGGCTTCTTTACCTTTGGCAACTGATGGTATCGTATTGAAAATCAATTCATTTGAGCAGCAGCGTGAATTGGGATTTACTGCTAAAAGTCCTCGCTGGGCTATTTCTTTTAAATACAAAGCTGAAAACAAACCCGCTATTTTGCGTTCCGTTAATTTCCAGGTTGGACGAACCGGTGCAATAACTCCGGTTGCTAATTTGTGTGATATCAATGAGCGAGATCTTCCTTACAACAAAGTAAAAGGCGTTCATTTGTCTGGCACACGTGTAAAAAGGGCAACGCTGCACAATGCGAATGAAATTGAACGGCTTGATATACAAATTGGCGACACTGTTTTTGTAGAAAAAAGCGGAGAAATTATTCCGAAAATAACCGGAGTTGATATTAGCCAACGCATTGAATTTTTGACAGAACCAGTCGTATTTCCTAAAAAATGTCCCGAATGTGGTTCAGAACTTATTCGTAATGAAGGAGAAGTAGCTTTTCTTTGTCCGAACGACAGCCATTGTCCTCCTCAGTTGAAAGGAAGGATTGAACATTTCATTCACCGGAAAGCTATGAATATTGAGAGTCTGGGTGAAGGCAAAATCCAGCTTCTGTTCGATACAAATCTTGTCAGAACTCCGGCGGATCTGTATGATCTGACATACGAGAAATTACTCGGCCTTGAAAAAAATATTGTAAATGAAGAAACCGGGAAACTGAAAAAAATAAGTTTCAGGGAAAAAACGGTTGAGAATATTCTGAAAGGGCTTGAATTATCCAAAACGGTTCCCTTCAAAAATGTCATGTTCGGATTAGGGATCCGATTTGTAGGTGCAACAGTTGCCGAAAAACTGGCGATTTATTTTAAATCCATTGAAGCTATCAGTTCAGCGACTTACGATCAGCTGATTGCAGTCCCTGAAATCGGAGGGCGCATTGCAAAAAGTATTGAATCGTATTTCAGCGTGCCAGAAAACCAGGAAATGATAGAACGGCTTCGACTGGCAGGAATTCAGATGGAAAGTGATGAAAAACCAGTGGTGGCGGAAAGTGATTTACTGGAGGGGAAAACATTTGTCATTTCAGGCGTTTTCGAAAATTTTGACCGGGACGAGCTGAAAAACAAGATTGAAGTAAATGGCGGCAGAATTCTGAGCGGTGTTTCAGCAAAGTTAAATTACCTGCTGGCCGGTGAGAATATGGGCCCTTCAAAGCTGGAAAAAGCCAGAAGATTGGGCGTAACAATTTTGTCGGAAGAAGAATTTTTGGCAATGATTGCTAAATAG
- the rpe gene encoding ribulose-phosphate 3-epimerase, translating into MAGIAPSILAADFANLQRDVEMLNASVAEYIHVDVMDGMFVPNISFGMPVCEAINRYAKKPLDVHLMIEQPDRYLEAFKNAGATGLTVHYEACPHLHRTVQHIKELGALPGVALNPHTPVEALSEILGDLSLVLIMSVNPGFGGQKFIENTYKKVAKLNEMRKNGGYNFKIEIDGGVNVNNAAALTREGADILVAGSFVFSSGNPLQTIQDLKNAQEL; encoded by the coding sequence ATGGCCGGAATTGCCCCTTCTATCCTAGCTGCTGACTTTGCCAATTTACAACGCGACGTTGAAATGCTGAATGCCAGTGTTGCCGAATACATTCACGTGGACGTTATGGATGGTATGTTTGTCCCGAATATATCCTTTGGTATGCCTGTTTGTGAAGCTATAAACCGTTATGCGAAAAAACCTCTTGATGTTCACTTAATGATTGAACAGCCCGACCGCTATCTGGAAGCTTTTAAAAACGCCGGTGCCACAGGACTAACAGTTCATTATGAAGCTTGCCCGCATCTGCATCGTACCGTTCAGCATATTAAGGAATTAGGTGCATTGCCGGGGGTAGCGTTGAATCCGCATACGCCGGTGGAAGCACTTTCAGAAATACTTGGAGACTTGTCGCTGGTGCTGATCATGTCTGTAAATCCGGGTTTTGGCGGCCAGAAATTCATTGAAAATACCTATAAAAAAGTAGCCAAACTCAACGAAATGCGTAAAAACGGAGGTTATAATTTTAAGATTGAAATAGATGGCGGCGTCAATGTAAATAACGCAGCGGCCCTGACCAGAGAAGGAGCAGATATTTTAGTTGCGGGAAGTTTTGTATTTAGCTCAGGAAATCCTCTTCAAACGATCCAGGACCTTAAAAATGCGCAGGAACTATGA
- a CDS encoding DUF4038 domain-containing protein: MRKRFLLAILLLMTCLSTEAFTNKSIEQPTGELPLKIHPNGKHVTDNNGKPFLMVADVAWQLLRKLSYADAVQYMDIRKSQSFNTFIVQLLPALPTQKNFNKATPFLNNNDLDQPNKAYFDYLEKIVTAAKERSLIVGIVVLRKSWNIVFDNYKEDSWKNYGSYVGKRLARYPNIIWIVSEEEYQSASQFKAISEGLRSSTHEQLIASLSTCSPTRPIDSSPNRSDLKFVIPDSTVSYSEYATLANWQKKFRRTFTTAVFNSKF, from the coding sequence ATGAGGAAACGGTTTCTTCTGGCAATTCTTTTGCTGATGACCTGTTTGTCAACGGAAGCTTTTACCAATAAGTCCATCGAGCAGCCAACAGGAGAATTACCCCTGAAAATCCATCCAAACGGAAAACATGTAACTGATAATAATGGAAAACCGTTTCTAATGGTTGCTGATGTAGCCTGGCAATTGTTGCGAAAACTAAGTTATGCAGATGCGGTCCAATATATGGACATCCGGAAATCGCAGTCTTTCAATACGTTTATTGTGCAACTTTTACCTGCATTGCCAACGCAAAAAAATTTCAATAAAGCCACTCCCTTTTTAAACAACAACGATTTAGATCAACCAAATAAGGCATACTTTGATTATCTGGAAAAAATCGTTACCGCGGCAAAAGAACGCAGTCTGATCGTAGGGATTGTGGTTTTACGAAAAAGCTGGAATATAGTTTTCGATAATTATAAGGAAGATTCCTGGAAAAATTATGGTAGTTATGTTGGCAAACGGCTTGCCAGATATCCCAACATTATATGGATAGTTAGTGAAGAAGAATACCAGAGTGCTTCACAATTTAAAGCCATTTCAGAGGGATTAAGGTCTTCTACACATGAACAGCTGATCGCTTCGTTATCCACCTGCTCCCCAACCCGGCCTATCGACAGTTCCCCAAACCGATCGGACCTGAAATTCGTAATTCCGGATTCTACGGTCAGTTATTCGGAGTATGCAACGTTAGCTAACTGGCAGAAAAAATTCCGGCGAACTTTCACAACAGCCGTTTTTAATAGCAAATTCTGA
- a CDS encoding putative collagen-binding domain-containing protein, whose protein sequence is MIRNQAYQSVMSAAAGFCHMSTIKNFNPTWKVNITRDGAEYIHNFVKILKGIPWEYMYPETSPKLFPDSLDQKEIGIFSLSNQRMAMMYIPTSRIVKIDLSQLNGNEFRAVWYSPRTGKRWSGGDFPISKEAFINPPDPQPEWDWILLVGAKN, encoded by the coding sequence TTGATCAGAAATCAGGCCTATCAGTCGGTTATGAGTGCAGCTGCCGGTTTTTGTCATATGAGTACGATTAAAAACTTTAATCCAACCTGGAAGGTTAATATTACCAGGGACGGAGCCGAGTATATCCACAATTTTGTTAAAATACTGAAAGGAATTCCGTGGGAATATATGTACCCGGAAACCTCGCCCAAATTATTTCCGGATTCACTGGATCAAAAAGAAATTGGCATTTTCTCGCTATCCAATCAGCGAATGGCCATGATGTACATTCCAACCTCACGAATTGTAAAGATAGATCTGAGCCAGTTAAACGGAAACGAATTCCGTGCAGTATGGTATAGTCCGCGTACAGGAAAAAGATGGAGCGGAGGTGATTTCCCTATTTCAAAAGAGGCATTTATAAATCCCCCCGATCCTCAGCCGGAATGGGACTGGATTCTTTTGGTTGGCGCTAAAAACTAG
- a CDS encoding OmpA family protein — MSLFKGILICCILLAFAKKNTYAQNILWADKVLGYSSEYRPGQFGQGYRSKQILHKPNKLPDFGNSPCAWTPADAESRSEEWIKVGFAKTISLKQVAIAENLNPGAIARVYAYDENGKEFLLLDKKPASEGITGKMLRLFPTQNILANAIKIILQPDKVPGFNQIDAIGISDDVKPIDAEINLSANLKKDLKKENLGKNVNSAAQELAPIISPDGKTLYFTREDFAGNTGSPKNQDVWFSQLGNNNQWGKAQNIGPPINNIGNNAIASISNVGKTLYLINKYRSDGTMTFGISQSFATKNGWSFPKDIIVTDFYNNEDGTELAVSPQGNVMVFSLQRRDTEGDKDLYVSFQQKDDSWSEPRRMGNVINTADYEGSPFIALDNKSLYFSSRGISGYGKSDIFLSKRLDDTWLNWSEPENLGPAINSKSWDAYFSISATGDYAYFTANDEPSGISDIFRIELNPEMKPDPVAIISGSILEIETNKPVRADIVADLKKNNEVFTKAQFDPETGEFRLILPLKDIYRITASEKGYFPVTEEIDLSNEINFKNIKKNLYLQPIKAGQQIRLNNTMFTQSSADVVPTSYSELDRIVTTMKDFPAMEILLEGHTDNQGEVQKNIKLAEDRVQQVKKYLLSKGIDAQRIQTKAWGPAKPIASNLTEQTRQKNRRVEFTILKI; from the coding sequence ATGAGCTTATTTAAAGGAATATTAATTTGTTGTATTTTATTGGCTTTTGCTAAAAAAAACACTTATGCCCAAAATATATTATGGGCTGATAAAGTGCTTGGCTACTCTTCTGAATACAGGCCCGGACAGTTTGGGCAGGGTTATCGCTCCAAACAAATCCTTCATAAACCCAATAAGTTACCGGATTTCGGCAATAGCCCTTGTGCATGGACGCCAGCAGATGCTGAAAGCCGGAGTGAGGAATGGATTAAAGTTGGATTTGCAAAAACGATTTCACTTAAACAGGTAGCCATAGCCGAAAACCTGAATCCGGGAGCTATTGCCCGTGTATATGCATATGATGAAAATGGGAAGGAATTTCTTCTTTTAGATAAAAAACCTGCATCTGAGGGTATTACGGGAAAAATGTTACGCCTGTTTCCGACACAGAATATTCTTGCCAATGCTATCAAAATCATTCTTCAGCCGGACAAAGTCCCAGGTTTCAACCAAATTGACGCCATTGGGATTTCCGATGATGTTAAACCTATTGACGCCGAAATCAATTTATCCGCGAATCTTAAAAAGGATTTAAAAAAAGAGAATCTGGGAAAAAATGTCAATAGCGCAGCTCAGGAGCTTGCCCCAATAATTTCCCCGGATGGCAAAACTTTATATTTTACAAGGGAAGATTTTGCAGGAAACACCGGATCTCCTAAAAATCAGGACGTTTGGTTTTCGCAATTAGGCAACAATAACCAGTGGGGAAAAGCGCAAAATATCGGGCCTCCGATAAACAACATTGGAAACAATGCCATTGCAAGTATTTCCAACGTTGGAAAAACGCTATACCTCATCAATAAATATCGTAGTGATGGTACAATGACGTTTGGTATATCCCAATCCTTCGCTACTAAAAATGGATGGAGTTTCCCAAAAGATATTATTGTAACTGATTTTTACAACAACGAAGACGGAACGGAACTGGCTGTTTCTCCACAAGGAAATGTGATGGTTTTTTCACTTCAGCGTCGCGATACAGAAGGTGATAAAGATCTGTATGTTTCCTTCCAGCAAAAAGATGACAGTTGGTCGGAGCCAAGAAGAATGGGAAATGTTATCAATACGGCTGATTACGAGGGATCTCCGTTTATAGCTTTGGATAACAAATCACTTTATTTCTCGTCACGAGGGATTAGCGGTTATGGCAAAAGTGATATATTTTTATCAAAAAGGCTTGACGACACCTGGCTTAACTGGTCTGAACCGGAAAATTTAGGCCCTGCAATAAACAGCAAATCCTGGGATGCATATTTTAGCATTTCGGCAACCGGAGATTACGCTTATTTCACTGCAAATGATGAACCTTCGGGCATTTCAGATATTTTCAGAATTGAACTTAATCCTGAAATGAAACCGGATCCGGTGGCTATTATCAGCGGGTCTATCTTAGAAATAGAAACGAATAAACCCGTACGGGCAGACATTGTAGCAGATTTGAAGAAAAATAATGAGGTTTTCACAAAAGCACAATTTGATCCTGAGACAGGAGAATTTCGGCTGATTTTACCATTGAAGGACATTTACAGGATCACTGCAAGTGAAAAAGGATACTTTCCGGTAACAGAAGAAATTGATTTGTCTAACGAAATCAATTTTAAAAATATTAAGAAAAACCTTTATTTACAGCCAATCAAAGCCGGCCAGCAAATCAGGTTGAACAACACAATGTTCACCCAAAGTAGTGCAGATGTGGTTCCAACATCATATTCTGAGCTGGATCGTATTGTTACCACTATGAAAGATTTCCCTGCCATGGAGATTTTACTGGAAGGACACACAGATAATCAGGGTGAAGTTCAGAAAAATATTAAATTGGCTGAAGACCGCGTTCAGCAGGTAAAAAAATATTTGTTATCCAAAGGAATAGACGCACAAAGAATTCAAACTAAAGCATGGGGGCCAGCCAAACCCATTGCAAGTAACCTTACGGAACAAACGCGGCAAAAGAACCGCCGGGTGGAATTCACGATCCTAAAAATTTAG